The sequence CCACCCTGTTCAACGCACTTACCGCGGCCGGGGCACTCGCGGCGAACTATCCGTTTGCGACCATCGAGCCGAACGTCGGCGTCGTCGCGGTGCCCGATCCCCGGCTCGACGTGATCGCGGAGCACATCAAGACCGAGCAGGTCATCCCCGCTCAGCTGCGCATCGTCGATATCGCCGGCATCGTCAAAGGTGCCTCCGAGGGCGAGGGTTTGGGCAACAAGTTCCTGTCGCACATCCGTGAGGTCGACGCGATTTTGCATGTGGTGCGCTGCTTCGAGGACGATGACATTCAGCACGTCGACGGTGGCCCAGACCCGCTGCGGGATATCGACACCATCGACACCGAGCTCTGTTTGGCCGACCTGGAAACCGCGACCAGCGCCCGCGACGGCGCGGTCCGCAAGGCCCGCGGTGGCGACAAGGACGCCAAGGCCCGTCTCGAAACACTCGAGAAAGCCTTGCCCATCCTCGATGAAGGCAGGCCGCTACGGTCGGGCGAGTGGGACGAGGACGAACGCAAAATCCTTCGCGGTTGCGGGATGATCACACTCAAGAAGGTGCTGTACGTCGCCAACGTGGATGAGGACGACGCCCTGGGCGAAGGCCCGATGGTGGCACAAGTGCGTGAGCGTGCCGAGGCGGAGGGCGGCGGCATCGTGCCGGTGTGTGCGAAAATCGAGAGTGAGTTGGCCGAGTTGGAGGAGCCGGACAAGAGCGAGATGCTCGAAGCGGTTGGGCTGAAAGAGCCGGCCTTGGCGACGTTGGCACGTGAGGCGTATCGCATGCTCGGGCTGCAGAGCTTCTTCACCGCCGGGCCGAAGGAGATTCGTGCCTGGCCGGTCCGTCAGGGCGCGACCGGCCCACAGGCGGCGGGCGTGATCCACACCGATTTCGAGCGTGGGTTCATCCGCGCCGAGGTGTACAGCGTGGACGACCTCATCGAGCACAAGACCGAGGCGGCCATCAAAGCGGCCGGAAAAATGCGGTCCGAAGGTAAGAGCTACACCATGCGCGAAAGTGATATATGCCACTTCCTATTCAACGTGTAGCCTCGCCGGCATGAGATTGGTTACGACTCTCGTTTTGCTTGTTTTCGCCGTCGGTTGCGGCGGGGGATCGGTCGCGTCGCAATACCGGCCCACCGCCGCGCTGAGCGCGTGGTCCGACGAGGAGTGGGCCCATGTGCTCGACGTTGTCGTGACGCCCGATGGTTATGTCCGTTGGGACAAACTCCGATCGAACGAGGCCGGTAGCCGCGACGCGCTGCTCCACTACGTCGGCCGGATCGAAGCGGCGAGCCCGGGGAAGCGCCCGGACCTGTTCATCACCGACGCGCAAAAGCAGGCGTACTACGTCAACGCCTACAACGCGCTGTGCATGTTCGGCGTGATGAAGCGGGGCTATCCGGACAACATCATCCTGACGTTTCCGCCGGCCGCGTTGTTCTTCTTCGATCGGTTCAA is a genomic window of Planctomycetota bacterium containing:
- the ychF gene encoding redox-regulated ATPase YchF produces the protein MALEVGIVGLPNVGKSTLFNALTAAGALAANYPFATIEPNVGVVAVPDPRLDVIAEHIKTEQVIPAQLRIVDIAGIVKGASEGEGLGNKFLSHIREVDAILHVVRCFEDDDIQHVDGGPDPLRDIDTIDTELCLADLETATSARDGAVRKARGGDKDAKARLETLEKALPILDEGRPLRSGEWDEDERKILRGCGMITLKKVLYVANVDEDDALGEGPMVAQVRERAEAEGGGIVPVCAKIESELAELEEPDKSEMLEAVGLKEPALATLAREAYRMLGLQSFFTAGPKEIRAWPVRQGATGPQAAGVIHTDFERGFIRAEVYSVDDLIEHKTEAAIKAAGKMRSEGKSYTMRESDICHFLFNV